Proteins encoded by one window of Lathyrus oleraceus cultivar Zhongwan6 chromosome 1, CAAS_Psat_ZW6_1.0, whole genome shotgun sequence:
- the LOC127099416 gene encoding uncharacterized protein LOC127099416 — translation MAEGVQNRSLKYSAIPSWDEPHNNIAAPTIEANNFELNPSLLSAVQQNQFSGSPTEDLNLHLSVFLQYADTVKANGVSPEAIRLRLTIDAATGGALMDKPYNEAYQLIKSMAQNQYQWGRERTSVEKPPTKCGMYELSSLDHINAKVDALTQKIDNLTITPAATMAAVAPNCEI, via the exons ATGGCCGAAGGAGTGCAAAATCGTTCTCTTAAGTACTCTGCAATCCCTTCGTGGGATGAACCACATAACAACATCGCTGCCCCTACCATCGAGGCCAATAATTTTGAGCTAAATCCTTCGTTGTTGTCAGCCGTACAGCAAAACCAATTTTCAGGTAGTCCTACGGAGGACCTGAACCTACATTTGTCAGTGTTTTTGCAATACGCAGACACAGTGAAAGCGAATGGTGTCAGCCCAGAAGCTATAAGACTAC gattaacaatagacgccgccaCAGGTGGCGCACTGATGGATAAACCCTACAATGAGGCCTATCAACTCATTAAAAGTATGGCCCAGAATCAGTACCAGTGGGGAAGAGAAAGAACCTCTGTAGAGAAACCTCCAACGAAATGCGGCATGTACGAATTAAGCAGTCTTGACCATATTAACGCCAAGGTAGATGCTCTTACTCAAAAgatagacaacttgaccataacACCTGCAGCCACCATGGCTGCCGTAGCACCAAACTGCGAGATATGA